The DNA region CCATAGCTCCCTTAGCAAACCGTACCCTATTCAGTTCTTTTTTGGTTAAAATGGTAGTCGTTTCCATTACAGGATCGCTTATTAAATAAGTATCCTCTTCTTTACCATATACCACCAAATTATGTGCATTGAAGTGAAAGCGGTACTCATCGGGAAAATACGTTAAATGATATACGCCAACTTGTAAACCAACAGGGTTTTTACGTTGTAGTTCAGCCTCCAAGGCTTTTTCCGCATTATTTTCATTTCTGAACTTAAATCGTTTAATTTTTATACCTACCCGTTTTGCAAAACGCTTAAAAATAATACCTGGCATTGGTCTAAAACTAACAACGGGAGCATGGTTTACCTTTAAAAACGGGATATAGACAAAAAAAAGTCCCGACCCGATGCCAAAAACCATCGGTTCACTAATTTGATGTCCTTTATGTTTTAATAAATTTGATACTACACCATTTTCACAATGTGCAGATTGATGATGTGTAAAGTCTATCTTCATATTTCTTTGGTAATATCTTGCAATTGCTCAACCGAAACATCAAAGACATTTGCATATTTCTGTAATAAATTTTTGCTTAGTTTTTTAAATACTTTGGGTTTAAAATGCCTTTTTACACGCCATTGCCATAGCCCAACATAACTTGCTAATATGGGTAAATCCATTTTATGGAGTTCCATATAATATTCTATCGGACTAGTTTCGTTATTCAATACCCGTTTCTTTGCTTCAGCTACACGCTCTTTAATTTCTTCAATGGCATTGTTCAAAGCAATAGTCTTAGGATCCCAACCAGAACTATTTTCTGTAATATAATTTCCTTCTTCATCAACGGCATAACAGAGTTCCTTAAAATTGGCAGACTCTAAATTACTTTTATCTTGTGGGACCTCGCTTTTTTTCATCGCTTATTTAATTTCTTGGATAAATAAGTTCATTTCACATTTCGCTAAAACAGAATTTTCGTTTTCTATAATACACATTATAGCACAAATGCTATATCCTTCTGCATCAAATCTTGAAATCAGATTGGCAGTTGTAATAATGACTTCATTTAAAGATGGCAATTTAATGATATTAAACGACTTAACCCCACTAATAAAACCTACAACTTGGTTGTTTTCACCTTTAGTATCTTCCTCGTCAAAAAAACTCTTACCTACTATTGCCGAACACGTCTGAGCAGCATTCTCTATTAACCCAGATTCAGAAAATCTGTTTTCGTCAACGAAAATGCAATCCGGTTTTATCAAAAAATTAGTTTTAACACTTTGGTCATCAATAAATAGTACATTATCCACCATTAACATAGGAGCTCTATGTGGTAAAAAATTTTTAATATTAATATGAGTAGCGTTATTATCCAATTAATTTGCAACTACGGTTTTCATTTCGCCATTAGCAATAGATACACCATCTAAAGTTACGTCAACAGCAACCAAAGTAAAACCCATTATTTCGTGTAAAATAGTAGCTTTTGTGATTAGCCTATCATTTAGCTTTGGCAATTTAAGAATTTCTATACTTTTAATGGAACCTATATAACCTGTTGGTGAAGGTTTATTTTGTAGATAATATTTATAACCCGTATGCAGTGCCACAGTTTGAGCCATATGTTCAATTAAACCTGGTTCAGTAAATGCATTATTTTCAGTAAAAATATTGGTGTCAGAAATGGTTAAACTAGAAGTAACTTCGCTCTCTGTATATTGCAATAGTTTATCAACCATTACAAACGGTGTTTTTTGTGGAATTAGTTCAGTTACGGATATGTTTTTTGAACCATTACTCAACTTAGCAAACGGTTAATAGTGCGTAATTATATGCAAATCTAGCACTTTCAGGAACATGCAATAAAATTTTATCGCCTTTGTTCAATTTACCAGAATTCACAAGCTCCTCCAACATAATGTAAATAGAAGCGGCTCCAACATTTCCGATTCTCTCCAAATTCATGAACCACTTGTCTAACGGTACTACAAAATCTTGTTTCACCATTTCTTCATACAGTTTATCCTTAAAAAAATAAGAAGAAATATGTGGTAAATAATACGTTAAATCTTCCGGCTTTACATTGTGCTTACCTAAAGCTTGCTTTAAACTATCGACGCCTTTTACTAAAATATTTTCGCTCAATAATTTTACATCTTGCTTCATGGCAAACAGAGATTGTTCGCTCCAATCATGTGCAGGAAACTCACTCCAAGGTTTTAATTGCCCATTCTCCAATTTATCTCCGCCTGCATACATGCAGGTTTCTAATTCATGAGCATAAGAATAGCCTTCTATCCATTCAATTTTTAAGGGTTGCTTTCCTTTAGGTTCACTTTCTAGCAAAAAAGCACCAGCTCCATCAGAGAGCATCCAACGCAAAAATTCTTTATCAAAAGCAATAATTGGTCGCTCTTCCAACGTTTTTAAGTGGTTGACTTCTTCTTCAAAAGTATTGGCCATCATCCAAGAAGATGTACGTTCAGAACCAGCACAAACTGCATTATTAACTTGTTGTGCTTTAACGGATAAAAATCCATATTTTAATGCATTCATACCAGAACAACAAGCACCTGAAGGCGAATTTATCTCTAAATTTCTATTTTTAAGAAAACCGTGAACCATGGCCGTATGCGATGGTAAAATCTGATCGGGACTAGAAGTTCCGCAAGATAACAATTCAATATCTTGGGGTGTAAAATCACTATCACAAAGTGATTCAATTGCCTCTTTGGTTAATTGGGCATTATTGTGTGTAATATTTCCATTATCATCAATGGCATAATATCTTGTTTTGATTTTATTATTGCGTAATACTACTCCTTTAGCTTTGGAAGATTTTCCATTTAAAATACCCAATTTTCCTTCCATTTCGTCATTAGAAACCGGGTTATTAGGTAAGAATTTTGCAATTCTGGTTATGTAAACGTCATTCATTCTTTAAAAATACTATTTTTTGAGAAACTTCCTAACTATTTATGCATTAGGTTCTCCCCTTAGTTTAACAGACGCGTAATATTTTTGGTCCTTTTTAATCTTGCCGATCATAGGCAAATAAGTCAGCAAAAATACAATAAAAAGTATAGGACCAAAGCCCCAAATGGCAAATTTAAGGTATTTATCAAAAACCCGAACCCATTTTAATCGTTTGGGTTCTCCAGGATTCCCTTTTTTTATGATAAAATTAGACCATTTATCAAAAATTACATTGGCTCTTTTATCCATTGTAATTAAAAATGGTTTTATCCTTATCGCACCCATTTTCAGCAAATTACCTTGTAAAGAATCATAATTGTTTTGTCTCAAACTTTCCAAGATTGGTGTACCAAATTTTACCGATTCGTCTATATCCTTTTGAGAAACCCCAGGTTTAGGAAAAATGCCCAAATAGTTCTCCTTTTTACCACTAAACATCCATTTTTCGATAGTAATTACACTTATATGATTGATATTCCTATCTACTAAAGCAATATTACCGACTAATTTAGCCTGATTCTCTTGTAGTAAAACCTTCATTTTCTCCTGAGCTTTAATCCACATATTTCTACAGCCTATTAGGGTAACTACTGGAGTGTTTTTCAATATTTTTTTAGCTTCATCTGATTTTAAAAATGAATTGATTGGAATTGAAGGTGTTAAGTACCAAACTTGATATGCCAAGATGACTAGGTCATATTTTTGAGAAATAATTTCAGCCTTAGGTTCTTCTAATTCACATGGAATTTGCAGAAATGATTCTGGAAAAGTATCAAAAAATTTATCGGCCTTCCAAGGGAAACCATATGTTTCAACGGGTTTTATTTGATGATATGTAACATTTACATCTTCTGAACTTTCTAATTTTTGTGCCACATTTTGTGCAATCTCTAATAGCTGCCCTGATTGTGTATAATATATTACGAGTACGTTTTTCATGAATTGTTTGTATCCTCCCAAAAATCAAAATAGTTAAACCATTGCAACGGGTATTGATTTAAAATCCATTCTATACTTTGCGTGTAATTTTGCAATAATCCTTGAGCATCTCTTTGCTTAGCCCTAGCCAAACGTGTAAACAAATGATAGTGTTTGTTGGTTTCTTTCATTACATATACAAAAGCTACTGGCACTTTAAGTCGCGATGCCAACAAAAATGGGCCTGCCGGAAATTTGGCGTTTTCACCCAATAACTCTTCTTCTAAAAATCGTGTTCCTTGAAAAT from Aureibaculum sp. 2308TA14-22 includes:
- a CDS encoding BtrH N-terminal domain-containing protein, with translation MKIDFTHHQSAHCENGVVSNLLKHKGHQISEPMVFGIGSGLFFVYIPFLKVNHAPVVSFRPMPGIIFKRFAKRVGIKIKRFKFRNENNAEKALEAELQRKNPVGLQVGVYHLTYFPDEYRFHFNAHNLVVYGKEEDTYLISDPVMETTTILTKKELNRVRFAKGAMAPKGHMYYPVEFPEELKLESAIKKGIKTVCRDMLAPVPYVGVRGMRTIAKLIRKWPKKKGIKVANHYLGQLVRMQEEIGTGGGGFRFIYGAFLQEAAVILNNPKLKELSLEITDIGDSWRDFAVNASRIYKNRSSELDAYNKVADQLVDISNREEVFFKKLKKAI
- a CDS encoding ABC transporter permease; amino-acid sequence: MDNNATHINIKNFLPHRAPMLMVDNVLFIDDQSVKTNFLIKPDCIFVDENRFSESGLIENAAQTCSAIVGKSFFDEEDTKGENNQVVGFISGVKSFNIIKLPSLNEVIITTANLISRFDAEGYSICAIMCIIENENSVLAKCEMNLFIQEIK
- a CDS encoding beta-ketoacyl-ACP synthase III, which produces MNDVYITRIAKFLPNNPVSNDEMEGKLGILNGKSSKAKGVVLRNNKIKTRYYAIDDNGNITHNNAQLTKEAIESLCDSDFTPQDIELLSCGTSSPDQILPSHTAMVHGFLKNRNLEINSPSGACCSGMNALKYGFLSVKAQQVNNAVCAGSERTSSWMMANTFEEEVNHLKTLEERPIIAFDKEFLRWMLSDGAGAFLLESEPKGKQPLKIEWIEGYSYAHELETCMYAGGDKLENGQLKPWSEFPAHDWSEQSLFAMKQDVKLLSENILVKGVDSLKQALGKHNVKPEDLTYYLPHISSYFFKDKLYEEMVKQDFVVPLDKWFMNLERIGNVGAASIYIMLEELVNSGKLNKGDKILLHVPESARFAYNYALLTVC
- a CDS encoding flavodoxin family protein produces the protein MKNVLVIYYTQSGQLLEIAQNVAQKLESSEDVNVTYHQIKPVETYGFPWKADKFFDTFPESFLQIPCELEEPKAEIISQKYDLVILAYQVWYLTPSIPINSFLKSDEAKKILKNTPVVTLIGCRNMWIKAQEKMKVLLQENQAKLVGNIALVDRNINHISVITIEKWMFSGKKENYLGIFPKPGVSQKDIDESVKFGTPILESLRQNNYDSLQGNLLKMGAIRIKPFLITMDKRANVIFDKWSNFIIKKGNPGEPKRLKWVRVFDKYLKFAIWGFGPILFIVFLLTYLPMIGKIKKDQKYYASVKLRGEPNA